The following is a genomic window from Neurospora crassa OR74A linkage group III, whole genome shotgun sequence.
CGTCGGCCGCACGTACGAGTCGCACACGGGGCACTTGCCATCGCACTTGTCGCAGAGACGGCCGATGGCGATGCCGGATTGTTTGCGGCACATTACTAGATCACTGTGGGGAACGGGAATGTTAGTATGTACATAGTCGGGAAGGTTTATCAAGAAAGGGTCAAGCAGGGCTGGGTTGGGCAAGGAGGGAAGCGAGCATAAAAGAGACGTACGGATGATGGCGAGACATGGTGGGCTAGAGATTATGATGTGTTTTCGCGACGGTGATGGTAGGCAGAAGGATTGAAATTCGGGTGAGATGGGCACGCGTGGTGCTGTCGCGTAGTATAAATTGATCGCTCAGAGAATGCGCTGTACGGTGAATCTGGTCTCGAAATGGCACTTGTGGTTGTAGCCGAGGACGATAGGGAACGTGATGCAAGGCGAAAGATGCGATCACTGGCGATGCCGATGTGGAATCGAATTTCGTCAGCCTCGGCGGCAAGTGGGTAGCGATGTGGCGTCCTCTTCTAGCGTTTTCCGCGTTTTCTTCTGTCAGCCTCGTGGAAGAGCGGATCTTCAAATGCCAAGACATGCGACTGGTGCAGGAAAGTGGGGTTAGCTTCCCAGCTGCTTCCCCGAACAGGGGGATTCGAGCGGCCTCGAACAGCGGACTACCCTGAATAATCCACTTTCGGGGAAGCTGCTCACTGTGATTCTCCCACTGGAGAAGTTCTGGACACAGCCGGTCACTAACAATTTGGCTTCCATCAATCCACCAACACCAGTTTCCAACAACGAACCGGGCGTGTTGGGAGATCAAACCGGCCATTCGACATATATGGGAGAAGTACATTCGACCTTTAACTGCAACGCACAACAAAACCTTTTTGTTACGCCGATCACGTTTTCTGCCAATCACTTCCGAGCTACAAGACCTTACAACTCCAACACCTTTGCTTCAGCTTCAACGCCAAGCTGCTGTCGATTTCCTACTCATGTCTTCGGAACCGATGATGGAAACAGAGGACTTGTCTACCCAGAAACGAAAGGCCACTTCCTCACCATCGCCAGAGGATGGCGTGGCTGCTAAGCGCACCAAACTGGAGGACGGGAACGTCCAGGGCAGGATCAGTGAGATTGTTGAAGGGGAAGCGACGCCAAAAACCGGCAGGACAGAGGAACCTGTAAAGGACTCGATGCGGGAGCCGGTCGCCACAGCGAGGGAGATCCACGCCACGTCAACTACCAAGGACAATGATCATCCAATGGAGAACGAAGCTGTGGCACGCGCCCAAGAAACCACAGTTCAAAGCCCAGTCACTACTAGTAGGAGAGAGTCCGACGAGCAAAGGGAGCAGGCCGCACCGCCGTCTCGAAAGGCACCACTTAGCCCCGAACAAACGCGGAAGAATGTTAgcctggaggagaagaaacgCGGCAGGCGCTTGTTTGGTGGTCTCCTCAACACTCTAAGTCAGACTACACCCAACAACTCGCAgcaaaagaggagaaaggagaTTGAACGCCGCCAGCAGGAACGAGTGCAGCAGCAGAGAGTCGAGGATGATAGGCGCAGAACCGACCTGCTCGCTGAACGCAGACGCTTCCGGGATGCCAAGCAGGTGGACTTCGAAGAGCGGATGGTAGGTTGTCCTTTGACAACGGACTGTTGAACATGCTTACTAACAGACCCCTTTAACTTTTAGATGCACCGGCGGCATGAAAAGATGCTTATCTTGGCTCATAGTCTGCGAACTGTCAGCGAGCCGGTAGTTGTAAGAACTTGACCCCTGGGACAACGAACACGACTTGAATCGAGGGCTAATgatactactagtactacaAACCCTGGGAGCTCACCAAAGAACAAGAGCGTATCCTCGATGAACAAGTCCGCGAAGCCGAGGAGACCATCACCAGGGAGGTGCGCCAGTTCGAAATCAAACATGGACGGCCGCCAAAGAATGAAGTCAAGGTCCAGCCAAAGTCTGAGATcccgccaccgccaccatcaccaccatcaacccaTGTTGACGTTGTCCGGAATGAACAAGATCAAGTTGGTGAGCAGCCTAACAAGACTTCAGAAGATGCTAACCATGGTGCTGTTCCGTCATTGTCATCACAAaatccagcagcagcagcagcagcaactctGAGCACAGGTACAGGCGATGACAAGGGCGTCACTGCCACGAACATTGATACTACCACTCATGACCAGGaccatgatggcgatgagatGATACAAGACGGGGAGGATATGGTCATATACTAGAGGTAACTTTACCTATCCCCGCTTTTGAAATATATCCCAGTGTGGGTTCTACCTGTCGGTTATTGTCGCCTTGGGTTTTGGTCTAAAACAACGGCTGTTTTGTTGAAAGCTAGCTGGCTAGCCGATGTTCCTTGACTGTCTAACGTCGGGGCCATATATGTGAAAGTAAAGGAGCATACCCCAACCAAGGAGGGCTGTGAAGCGGAAGGAACGCCAATGTTACAAAAGGAATACGCATTTGTTGTTATTTACTTGCAGCCGCGGTTTTGGTAGATGCCCTACTAAGCAAAATACTTTGATAGCGTTTTCTAGAGCTTTTCCACAACCAGCAGCCTAGTTCCACAACGTGAGAACATCAAGGCACCTCCGCTCACTCAAAGCTTCGCATCCCCCTCAGTCAACACACCACCCAAAAACTCGGCAATAGCCTGGTTCACCTTGACCGGCTGCTCCCACAATGCCCAATGGCTAGCCTCCACCTCTCTCCTCATCAGCTTCTTGTCGAAGAACCTCTCCATGCCTTGGGCCATCGCCGGCGGCAAGGCCGCATCCCTCGTGGCCAGAACAAACAGCGCCGGCGGCTCCACAATCTTCTCCCCGTTTGCGttcttccccctcttctccaactGCTTCAACAGCTCCCTCTCATCCTCATAGTTCACCTCGCTGGTCCTATACCAATTCAGACCTCCCCTCATGCTTCCCCCATCATTGCCCGCCACCTCCTTCACATAGTAATCCATCTCCTGCTCATCCAACAACGGGCTCTTGCCCATCTTGGGCAAGTTTTCAAACAAACAGCCCTTCTCCGTCGTGAACACGCGCTCCCCATCCGGTCCCTTGGCGCCATACATGCCACTCAAGAACTGCCtgatcttctcctccccctttacCTGTGCTTCAAACTCGGGCCCGGACAACTGCAGCTGATAGCGGAAATTCGGCAGCACCGTCTCGACCTTTTGCTTCAGCGGGACGAACTCGCCCGCCCTCGGCGCCCAGAAGGGCGTGCAGACGGAGAACACGGCCCGCGTCACGTCGGGAAACCAGAGCGCAAACCGCCAGGCCACGGCGCCGCCCCAGTCGTGTCCACCCACAATGATCCCGCCTTCCTTCTCAATCTGCTGACGCCCACCGGGGACTTCGCTCTCCACCAGCTCGAGCAGGTCGTGGGTGACGGACTTGAACGAGTAGGCGGTCAGCTCCGCGGGCGACTCAGACCGGCCGAAGCCGGGCAGGTCAGGGACAATGACGCGTAGACCGAGAGATACAAGGAAGGGTACTTGGTAGCGCCAGCCGAAGGAAAGGTCGGGCCAGCcgtggatgaggaggacggtTCCGCGGGGTTGGGAGGCGTCGCTGCCAtcggaaggagggagaggggcgGAGAAGAGGTAGTGGTATTTCTTGCCGTTGATGGTGGCGGTTTTGGAGACGACGCGGGGGTCGTGGGGGGTGAGTTTGGGAGGGAAGTCTGCGGTGGATGCAGCCATTTTGGATGAATAGGATGATGAATTGGATGGGGATGAGTTGTTGGTGAGAACTTGAGCTCCAGTCTGGTTGAGTTCTGTGAGTGGAAGTTAGCTAGATATGTTTTGGGTATTGGAGGATGATATCACGATGGACACATGTGTCTTGTTCTGTAGTTTAATGGCAGCACGAAATGAAAACTGGCAGTAAACGGACCCTTAAAGCAATGTGCCACGTATGTGTTGTTGAACCTCGGAGAGTTCTTGGATCATAAGCAAATAATCAGAGAGGTTATGTTGTCTTTGTGCCCCCCTTCTTATACCTTTACCATTCAGACGCGTAGTGGGGAAAtgggggtggaggggaggcagcaacaacaccttAGGATCTTAGGTGCTCCATGCATACCCGCCAAGACCCTCAAAGATGCCTCGGAAAGAGGTGATCATCGAAACACGAAGACCCTTGCCTTTGCGCTTCGTATGTACTTGGCTCGTCGATTTGGCCGAGGCATAATTAAGCGAAGGGTACCTTTTTAAGTGGGTaagggaagagggagagcTATTGGCTGTTGGGCGATGAGTAGACATGGGATCGGTAAGATGGTGGATTCAACACATCCAAGTCAGCTACCTACATGGTGCGATTGCAATAGATTCAGACTGGCAATGCAAAGGCAAGCGGTGAAGAAGGGATGGATAACAGATCGATTGGAAGACAGAAATCTTTCAAGACTGAGTTATGCCTCTATTACCATCTTAGCCAAGGTGTACGTTTGTAGGGCTCACAGCTTCTGTCCCTGAACCACCTATTGCACTACACTCCAGCACGATTACCATCGTGGGGTAATCAGAAAGTACCTTTGCCTACATGGCATCAACATCTGTCAACATACCCATCTCTTCCGCCCCCTCAAGTAGTGATTTGGGGGCAAGGCTGTGCCTTCCTGAAGACACCATCTGTAAACTCGTATCCATCCAACATTTCATGCCGTATCCATAGTCCAGCACCAAATATACACGATCTCACGTGGCATCCAATGCGCTGTAATTCCCTGATTCCCCTGAGCGTCTGCTCAGCCTCTAGGATTGTACAACGCTCTACACGGGAGGATACACCTCGTTCCCTGGTCAAGTCAAACTGAAGAAGCCTTCAGTGATCCGGGGACTGTTGCTCTTGACGGTACGACCGTGTGTCGAGTCTCTCAGCATAAAGTTAGCAGTACAGGCAAAACCTAGAAACTGATGAAGGCCAAGTGGATCGTTGGGCATGTCGTTTACGTCGTTCATGTGGCTATACTCGAGCTTATCGTATCGCAGCGTAGCTTTGGTAATTTTCGTGCCTATCCAGCAACGATTTGTCTGCGACATGCTCACTTCAAGGTGAACTTCTGGCCGTTCACAAGGGGTGCTCCGGCAGTAGTGGTTTTGTTGGGCTTGCCACAGATTGCGCAGGCTATTGATAAGAATTAGTTCCTATTCATCTTTCAGAAACCTCCAGGAAGGGTTTCAAGACGTACAGTTGGCGCGGTACGCGCATTTATTGCAAAAGGTGTGGCCTTGTGATACTTTTGCCTTGCAGCGCGTACAAGTGCTGGAGTATTGAGCATAGGGGTTCTGAGCCGCCTTGGACAGCAGTTTGCTCTGTATGGTAAGGACCAGTTAGTACAGACGAATAGTTTGATATCTTCTAATGATGATAGGATGACCAAAAACTCACCTTTGTCACTCCTGTGTTGCCCAGAGTTGCCGACTTTTTGGGTCCCGTGGCCGAgctcgatgatgacgatgttgctgctgctggggagCCATAGTACATCtcactcttcttcttgaccgCCGGCGTGACGAGGgtcgtcttttccttcttttggcACTTTGCGCAAACCATGTCGGGGATATATTTCTTTTCGGGCGTCTCTCCTATATTCCTTGGTTGAAGTGGTGAGCAAGCTTTTGTTGACGGTTGATGAGATAGCTCTACGTGGTTCAAGTTGGTGATGAATGAGGTCAGAGCACAACAGCGGCGGCAAGTTGAGGTGGTGTCCGCTGGGGCGTTGTTACCATGGTGCCCTGTACTGGCCGCCAAGCCCATGGCGCATCCCAGAGAAGAACCAGAGAACTTGAAGGGACCAAGAAGGCCGCGTATGGTGGGGTAAAAGGGCCCCTACTGTCAGCCACTATCGCTTAGTCATGAGCTTAGCGTCCTCGCTTCCAGCCTCAAACACACCTTGGAGCATCTTGATTGGGTGTGCCGCATTCGAAACATCTTTATTCATAGCAACTGGCAATCCACACATGGATGCTCTGCCTAACAACGGTGACCCGCTAACAGGAGCGCTGTGACGTGCCTTGGCGGCTTGGTCCCCTGGGAAGGCGATTGTGGTGTTAGTGGTGGGTGAGTGTCCCAGTCTTTGTAGccggtacctctacctatggATGGTAGTGTACATTACGATTACGTGCAGCTTTTCAAGCCCATCACTCAGGCAATCCCTTCCATCCCTGACATCCCCTGAATTCCAGAAGAAATAAAGTCTGCATCTTCAAACATCCAAAACATGGAACCTGCCCTTTCCTGAGGTCGCCAGACTTGGGTACCGATCGTTGGACTCTTTCTCAACATCCCGTCAGGGGGTGCATCCCAACTCATTGACAGGGCACTCTTCAAGCAAACCGTATTGGCGCGTACCAGGAACCGTAGGTATCGAACCGGGCCCattggtacctacctctattcTAGATTGGTGTCTTGTATCATTGGTCTTCCTGTACCGGGGGGCACCAGTTCGTTAATTCCACACGCGAATCCTGCGCTGAGCAGCCTTGAAAGGAGGCTGTGCTGCATCTTCACTTGACTTCCCATgacacggcggcggcacctACTGCGCTAGTATCCAGCCCACCATCCACTATCTCTCCGTACAATTCCCAACTCCAATTCAGCTTCCCCAAGTTCCACCTCACGCATTCGTCTCGTCGCAAAAAGAAACGTTCCTGCGGTCAACATACCTTACCTAGACTCATACGCTACCCAGCACTCGACCACATCCATCAAAGCCGCATTACACACGCGCTACCTACTCCGGCCTGGAATCAACAAGTGCCCGCCGTATCCGGATTCCTCCCCCTCGTCCACATTGAGTCCTCAGATGCTCCTAT
Proteins encoded in this region:
- a CDS encoding epoxide hydrolase, producing MAASTADFPPKLTPHDPRVVSKTATINGKKYHYLFSAPLPPSDGSDASQPRGTVLLIHGWPDLSFGWRYQVPFLVSLGLRVIVPDLPGFGRSESPAELTAYSFKSVTHDLLELVESEVPGGRQQIEKEGGIIVGGHDWGGAVAWRFALWFPDVTRAVFSVCTPFWAPRAGEFVPLKQKVETVLPNFRYQLQLSGPEFEAQVKGEEKIRQFLSGMYGAKGPDGERVFTTEKGCLFENLPKMGKSPLLDEQEMDYYVKEVAGNDGGSMRGGLNWYRTSEVNYEDERELLKQLEKRGKNANGEKIVEPPALFVLATRDAALPPAMAQGMERFFDKKLMRREVEASHWALWEQPVKVNQAIAEFLGGVLTEGDAKL
- a CDS encoding cript family protein translates to MGLAASTGHHGNNAPADTTSTCRRCCALTSFITNLNHVELSHQPSTKACSPLQPRNIGETPEKKYIPDMVCAKCQKKEKTTLVTPAVKKKSEMYYGSPAAATSSSSSSATGPKKSATLGNTGVTKSKLLSKAAQNPYAQYSSTCTRCKAKVSQGHTFCNKCAYRANSCAICGKPNKTTTAGAPLVNGQKFTLK